The Bradyrhizobium sp. CCBAU 051011 DNA segment GAGCCGGCTTGCTCCGCCTCGAACTCCACCTTGTCGCCGACCTGCACCTCTTTCAGTATCGCGGGGTCCTTGACGCGGAAAGCCATGGTCATGCCCATGTCCATGCCGAGGCTCTTGATCGGGCCGTGCTTGAGCGTGATCTTGCCGGCGGCCTCGTCGATCTTCCTGACTTCGCCCTGGACAGCTTCGGCCTGCGCGTAGGCTGCGGGCGGCAACGAGAGCGCAGCGAATATGGCGACGGCCAAAGTCTGCATCGTCTTCTTCATCATCATCATCTCTCTGGGCTCGTTTTCACTCACTTCACCGTCACCTTGCCGATCATGCCACTCTCGCGGTGGCCGGGGATCAGGCACGAATATTCGAACGTGCCTGATTTGGTGAACTTCCAGACGATCTCGGCCGACTTGTTCGGCTTGAGCCGCACGGCGTTCGGATCGTCGTGCTCCATATGCGGATGCTTCTTCATGTCGTCAGCGTGGTTGAGGTTTTCTTCCGTGGTGGCGAGCAAAAATTCGTGGTCGTCCTCGCCGACGTTGCGGATCACGAAGCGAATCTGCTCGCCACGCTCCACCTCGATACTTGGCGGCGTGTAGGCCATCTCGCTCATTTTGACCTCGATGGTGCGCGAGGTTCTTTTGGGATCGCCGGGCTCGCCTGCCGAATAGGTTTTGTGGGTGTGCTTGTCGTGGCTGAACGCCAGTAGCGGCCATGCCGAAAGGCCGATCAGCACGAGGCCGACCATTGTGATATTCTTCATCTCTGTTTCTTTCCTCTTCGTTCCTCAGCGAAGCGCCGCCGCGATGTGCGGCCCGCCAGGCTGAATCCATGATCTCGCGATGCGCCGCGGGCATGCGCGCGCTTCAATCGCGCGGCGGCCCACCTCGTTACGTCAGAGATCAGGCGATGGGAGGACGGTAGAGTAGAGGGGGCGCCTTGCCTGGCAGGCGCTGGAAACTCTCGGAGACGCAGGTCGACATCGGCTGCGAGGGTTTTGCGATGGCGGGCAGATCGGCCGCGATCGCGGAGACGCAGAGCATGGCACAGCACGGGCTCATGGCGCCCTTGCCGTCATGCTCATGTTTGGCCGGTTCGGGCATGGCGTGACCGGCATCGGCGTGTTGCATCGCATGCTGATCCGCCTGCATCTCATGATGCTGATACGCGGCGGCATGCTCCGGCTCAACACCCTCATGCCCGTGGACGGCCCCCGTCCCGGACTGGTGCATGAGGCACGACGCGGCGTCGCCGAGGGCCAGCGATGCGCCTGGCGCGAGCACGCAAAACAGGTAGAGCAGGGCGGCAAACCACCCCGCTTTGGCGCGCATCGGCCTCGTCAAGCGAACGAACATTTCGGTACCCTAATGCTGCTCGCCGGTTCAGCCAAGCCATTGGAGGGCTGCTGCCCCATCACATCTGCATGCCCAACATAGCGGCAATGTGGCTTGACGTTAGGCGAATTGCCTCCGAAGTTGCGTTGCCGTGGTAATTTCTTCTGAGATCTCCAGAGAGTCCGACCTGTTCGTTCCCGATTCGCGCCGGGCGTGGACCCGGCTTGCCGTTGCCGTCTTGATCGGCTCGCTCGGTAGCGTCGGCATGTGGTCGGTGGTGGTCGCGCTGCCGGTGGTGCAACTCGATTTCGGCGCGAGCCGCGGCACCGCTTCGCTCGCCTTTACGATGATCATGCTCGGCTTCGGCTCCGGCGCGGTATTGACCGGCAAGATCACCGACCGTTACGGCATCGTCACCGCGATCGGGCTCGGTATCGGCATTTTGGGGCTCGGCTATATCGTCGCGGGCATGTCGACCTCGATCTGGCATTTCATTCTGGTGCATTTCGCGATCGGGCTGTCGTCGTCGGCCACTTTCGGCCCGCTGATGGCGGAGGCTTCCCACTGGTTCGACCGCTACCGCGGGCTCGCGGTCGCCGTCGCTGCCAGCGGCAATTACATCGGCGGCGCGATCTGGCCGCCGCTGGTGAATCTCGGCATCGAGCAACTGGGCTGGCGCACCACCCACATCGCGCTCGGTATCTTCACCGCGGTGGCGATGACGCTGGCGCTGATCGGCCTTCGTATGCTGATGGGGGCGGGCGGCCAGCGCGACCACGAGAACGCCGCCCCGCCGCGCATGGATCTGCGAATTTCCACCAATGCGCTGACGGCGATCCTGTCGCTCGCCGCGATTGCCTGCTGCGTCGCGATGTCGATGCCGCAGGTGCATATCGTCGCCTATTGCAGCGATCTCGGTTATGGCGTGGCGCGCGGTGCCGAGATGCTGTCGCTGATGCTCGGCTTCGGCATCATCAGCCGGATCGGAAGCGGATTTCTTGCCGACAAGATCGGCGGCATCCGCACGCTGCTGATCGGCTCGGTGGCGCAGGGCACGGCGCTGTTGTTCTATCTGTTCTTCGACGGCCTGACCTCGCTCTATGTCATTTCCGCGATGTTCGGCCTGTTCCAGGGCGGCATCGTGCCGAGCTACGCCATCATCGTGCGCGAGGCGATGCCGGCCTCGGAAGCCGCGACACGGGTGGGCATCGTGATCTTCGCCTCCGTGTTCGGCATGTCGTTCGGCGGCTGGGTCTCGGGCGCGATCTTCGACGCGACAGGCTCCTACATGGCGGCGTTCGCCAACGGGCTGGCGTGGAATGCGCTCAACATTGCGATCATGCTGCTGCTGTTGCTGCGCGCGCGTCAGCGGCTGGCGATGGCTTGAGGATCGATCCAGGAACTTTGGCGCGGCAGCGGCACCATGGCGTTTGCGATCAAGGCCGAAATCTCCGATCCGCGCGCGAAAGCGTTCTCGCTGATCGCGCAGAAGACGATGTATGGCGGCAAACAGATCGCCGAGGGCGACACGATATTCGTGTTTGCGAGCGAGAACGAGGGCGGGCAAGGCCTCATCGCGCGCGGCGTCGTCACCTCCGCCGAAGCGGTTGCGAAGAAGCGTGGCGTCGCGAGGCAAACGCCGCGTGTGAGCGTCGCCATCAAACGCACGGCGCTTGCGAAGCGGCCGCTGGGGCGGAGCGAACTCAGAGGCTTCACCGACTGGAATGACGGCCAACCCGAGAGCGAACTCAATTTCAAATTCTATCGCCAGGCAACGAACAAGATCGTCGGCATCTCGGACCAGGCTGCGGATTTCCTCGGCGATTTCTTCTAGCCGACGCTGCGGGAGACTAGACCGCCTGTCCCGCCTTCAGCAGCGAACATCCCGTGATCTTCAGGCTGCCGTCGCTCTGCTGCTCCAGCGTGTACATCGCCTCCCAGGCTTCGCCATTGTCGTCGACGATGTGGACGCGCTGGGCGATGCGGCCGCCGGCTGAGCGCGCTTCGCCGAATTCAAAGCTCTTGTGGCGATAGACCGGCGCGTAGCCCTGGCGGACCATCTGCATGAAGATATCGGCCTGCGGAAAGAGCTGCTTGATCTCGGGCGCGGCATGGGAATAGGCCGCTGCGGCATCGTCGCTGGCGAATGCCTGCTCCTGGGCGCGGATCACGTTTTGCGCGGCGGCGACGTCGTCGGCCCTGGCGGGGGCGAGGAAGGCTAGCAGGCAGGCAAGAAGCAGGACGACAGCTCGCATGAGGGGGCTCCCGATGGTTCGCGATGAACCGGCAGTGCGCTGAACCAGTCTATCACGGCGCGGCGGAAGTGAGGATACCGCATGCATCGTGGGCCCAGACCGCCGATTTAATCGAGGTACGCAGCCAGGCCGATCCGGGTTCGGATACCGCGCTACGTCGCGACAGATAATGCGATTGAGCGAAAATCATGCGGGGACACCAGGAACAAGCCGATGGGACCACCGTTTCTCTCCGGGAGGACGACCGATGACGCTCGCGCGCGGCAGTATCCGCGGTTATGAAATAGACCGGATGGTGCTGCTATTCTCCATGATGGACGGGCCGAAGGAAATACCCTGTGCCGTCAGCGCTTCGGCGATGGACGATCTGGAACATGTGCCGCGGACGGCGCCGGAGCGGCGCGAGGAGCAATTCCTTCGATTGCGCGACCGGATCGAGCAATGCGCGTCGCGCAAGTTTGACGCCCGGGAGTTCGAGGGGACGCCGCCCGGCATCATCGTGCGGAGTATCGATTTTCGCCGTTAGCTCTGTTGCAGGGCCTGTTCCAGGCGACGGCTGCCGCCGCTATGGCAGGCCGCCTAGTGCGAGTGCAGGTCGAGAAATGGCGTGTCGTTGGCGCTGACATAGAAGATGACGACCTTGGTCGGCTCGGTGGCGCTGCGGTTATAACCGGTCATCGGCACCTTGGGCGGCTCGACCAACGCTTCGCCGGCCTTGACCGTGAGCGGCGGGCGGCCGTCGAGCTCGAGGGTAAAGGTGCCTTCCAGCACATAGACCGTCACCGGAAAACGGTGGGTGTGATAGACGGTCTTGTCGCCCGGCTTGAACGTTGCCGTCATGACCCGCACGGTTTGCCTGTCGTCTTTGGGTAACCCCTCGACGACCTGCTGCAGCACCATATTGGGCTTGGCGAGATTGGGTGCTGCCGCGCCGTGCTGCTGCGCCAATGCAAGATTGCTGACGCCGAGGCCGGCGAGCAGGGCGATGCCCGGGACGAGATGGCTGCGCATGTATCGCTCCTTTGTTGGCCAATCACGGCGCGGTTTCGATGCAGAAGCTTAGGGCGGCATGGCCGTGCCGCGGGAGCCGCAAGATTGCTAGGGCCCGCCCCAAAAGTGCATAATGGGTGCATGTTCGACTGGAACGATTTGAAGTACTTTCTCGCCGTCGCGCGCCATGGCAGCACGATTGCCGCCGGCAAGGCGCTCGGCACCAGCCAGTCGACCGTGCACCGCCGGCTCGAAGAGCTCGAACGCCGGATCGGGCAGGCGCTGGTGACGCGGCAGGTGAGCGGCTACCGGCTCACCGAATACGGCACCACGCTGTTGCCTTTTGCCGAACGCATCGAGGCTGCGGTCGCGGATTTCCAGCGGCGGGCAGCCGACGTCGAACAGGACATGAAGGGCACGATCCGCGTCACCTGCCCGGAGCCGATCGTCATCCGCATGACACAGTCGGGCCTGATCGAGCGGTTTCATGCGCGCTATCCGCATCTGCGCGTCGAATTCATCACCAGCGACCGCTATCTCGATCTCTCGAAGGGGGAGGTCGACATCGCTTTCCGCTCGGGCGACACCGACGACGAGCTGATCGGCCGCAAGATCGCGGACTCGTTCTGGGGCGTCTATGCCAGCCGAGACTATGTCGAACGTCACGGCAAGCCCGATCGCGTCGAGGACTTGTCGCAGCATTCTATCGTCGGCTTCGACGAGACGCTGGCTGGTCACCGCGCTGCAAAATGGCTGAAGGACGTAGCGCCCGACGCCAGGATGCCGGTGCGCAACAACAGCGTGCTTGGTCTCGTCTCCGCGGTGAAATCCGGCGCCGGAATAGGACCGCTGCCGACGGCGCTCGGCGACGCTGAGCCTGATCTGGTCCGCGTGCTCGGCCCGATTCCGGAATTGACGCGAAGCTGGCGGTTACTGACGCATCCCGATATCCGCCGCGTGCCGCGGATCGCGGCGTTTTTCGATTACATCATTGAGCAGCGTGACGCGCTGAAACCGACCCTTACCGGATAAGAGAGGAGGAAACCGCCGCGGCGGCTGGCAGCGCTCGTCATCGCTTCGACGGAGGGAACGGTCGCGATGTGCCGCGCCGCGCGCAGCACCCAGCGGCTCGACGACGTCAGGCAGGAACTCGAACTGGTGCTGTCGAGCGCACTGGCGAAGTAGGCCGATATGCTTCACCTTCGAGTGCCGATGTCAGACATCCAACGGAGCGGATCTGACGAGATTGAGCGGTTTGAGGCGACGTAGTCAATCTCGCCGCGCGTGATACCAATGTCCGCAAGCTCGCTGTCCGTCAGGCGACACAACTCGGTTCGCAGCTTCCCGCGTTTGCGCCACGCCTGAAATGCATTCCAATATGCTTCGAGAGGACTGTAGAACTGCCGCTTCGCTGTTGCCGGTCCCAGCTCGGTGGACCCCTGGATCGTGCTCATGGCGGTGTGTCCTGTCTGGACTTCTTGATCAGACAAGGTTGCCGCAAGATGCGCCGGCGCGCTTAACTGGTGGCTTACATTTCCCTTACCGGCAGCTTATTCTTCGTGCTCCAGGGCCTTGGAGGTGACCTCGGAAGGAATGGCAATTTGCGCTATCTCTTCGAGAATTACACGCTTGACACCGAAAAGCGTGAATTGCATCGCGGGGTGAATGCGGTATCAATCACACCGCAGGCTTTTGACCTGCTCGATTACTTGATTCGAAACAGGGAGCGCGTCGTCAGCAAAGACGACCTCATTACTGCCGTTTGGAATGGGCGCATTGTATCTGATGCTGCGTTGACGACCCGCCTGAACGCCGCCCGGAATGCGATCGGCGATTCCGGCGAAGAGCAGCGCCTCCTCAAGACAATGGCGCGGAAGGGCTTCCGTTTCGTCGGGCAAGTACAGGAAGAGCGAAGCGGCGCAGCGCCGGACAACTGGGCAGAACCGCCGAAAGGCCCTCTGACGTTGCCCACCAGGCCTTCAGTCGCCGTCCTCCCCTTCGTCAACCTAAGCCTGGATCCAGAGCAGGAGTATTTTGCCGATGGCATCGTGGAGGACATCACGATGGCGCTGTCGCGCTTTCACTGGCTCTTTGTGATCGCACGTAATTCGAGCTTCACCTACAAAGGCCGAAGTGTGGACGTGAGGCAGGTCGGCCGCGAGCTTGGGGTGCGCTACGTACTCGAAGGCAGCGTGCGCAGGGCAGGAAATCGCCTGCGCATCGCGGGGCAGCTCATTGATGCCGAAACTGGAGCACATCTGTGGGCTGACCACTTTGATGGTGCGCTCGAGGATGTATTTGATCTACAGGACCATGTGACTTCCAGCGTGGTGGGTGCAATCGCACCAAAGCTGCAGCGCGAGGAAATCAAGCGGGCAAAGCGCAAACCAACTGAAAATCTGGATGCATACGACTATTATCTGCGTGGGCTGGCGAGCGCTGGTCGGTGGACCAAGGACGGGAACGTC contains these protein-coding regions:
- a CDS encoding DUF4864 domain-containing protein, encoding MRAVVLLLACLLAFLAPARADDVAAAQNVIRAQEQAFASDDAAAAYSHAAPEIKQLFPQADIFMQMVRQGYAPVYRHKSFEFGEARSAGGRIAQRVHIVDDNGEAWEAMYTLEQQSDGSLKITGCSLLKAGQAV
- a CDS encoding DUF1488 family protein, whose amino-acid sequence is MTLARGSIRGYEIDRMVLLFSMMDGPKEIPCAVSASAMDDLEHVPRTAPERREEQFLRLRDRIEQCASRKFDAREFEGTPPGIIVRSIDFRR
- a CDS encoding DUF1127 domain-containing protein encodes the protein MSTIQGSTELGPATAKRQFYSPLEAYWNAFQAWRKRGKLRTELCRLTDSELADIGITRGEIDYVASNRSISSDPLRWMSDIGTRR
- a CDS encoding winged helix-turn-helix domain-containing protein: MRYLFENYTLDTEKRELHRGVNAVSITPQAFDLLDYLIRNRERVVSKDDLITAVWNGRIVSDAALTTRLNAARNAIGDSGEEQRLLKTMARKGFRFVGQVQEERSGAAPDNWAEPPKGPLTLPTRPSVAVLPFVNLSLDPEQEYFADGIVEDITMALSRFHWLFVIARNSSFTYKGRSVDVRQVGRELGVRYVLEGSVRRAGNRLRIAGQLIDAETGAHLWADHFDGALEDVFDLQDHVTSSVVGAIAPKLQREEIKRAKRKPTENLDAYDYYLRGLASAGRWTKDGNVEALRLFSKAVELDHGLACAYGMAAWCYVRRKARGWMDDRIQESAEAVRLARKAVLLGEDDPIALCMGGYALALVGREFDDAAAFMDRGLAVNPNAGRSWALSAWLRVWRGEPDLALEHATRAMRLSPLDPSMYAIHGAMAYAHFLGGQYDKASSCAESSLRFNPTFQLATCVFAASNAVAGRLDLAQRAISRALEFDPDLRAANLRDLFRREEDFATFAKGLRNAGLPD
- a CDS encoding cupin domain-containing protein — encoded protein: MRSHLVPGIALLAGLGVSNLALAQQHGAAAPNLAKPNMVLQQVVEGLPKDDRQTVRVMTATFKPGDKTVYHTHRFPVTVYVLEGTFTLELDGRPPLTVKAGEALVEPPKVPMTGYNRSATEPTKVVIFYVSANDTPFLDLHSH
- a CDS encoding LysR family transcriptional regulator gives rise to the protein MFDWNDLKYFLAVARHGSTIAAGKALGTSQSTVHRRLEELERRIGQALVTRQVSGYRLTEYGTTLLPFAERIEAAVADFQRRAADVEQDMKGTIRVTCPEPIVIRMTQSGLIERFHARYPHLRVEFITSDRYLDLSKGEVDIAFRSGDTDDELIGRKIADSFWGVYASRDYVERHGKPDRVEDLSQHSIVGFDETLAGHRAAKWLKDVAPDARMPVRNNSVLGLVSAVKSGAGIGPLPTALGDAEPDLVRVLGPIPELTRSWRLLTHPDIRRVPRIAAFFDYIIEQRDALKPTLTG
- a CDS encoding plastocyanin/azurin family copper-binding protein, whose product is MKNITMVGLVLIGLSAWPLLAFSHDKHTHKTYSAGEPGDPKRTSRTIEVKMSEMAYTPPSIEVERGEQIRFVIRNVGEDDHEFLLATTEENLNHADDMKKHPHMEHDDPNAVRLKPNKSAEIVWKFTKSGTFEYSCLIPGHRESGMIGKVTVK
- a CDS encoding copper-binding protein, which codes for MKKTMQTLAVAIFAALSLPPAAYAQAEAVQGEVRKIDEAAGKITLKHGPIKSLGMDMGMTMAFRVKDPAILKEVQVGDKVEFEAEQAGSAYTVTKIQKSK
- a CDS encoding MFS transporter; this translates as MVISSEISRESDLFVPDSRRAWTRLAVAVLIGSLGSVGMWSVVVALPVVQLDFGASRGTASLAFTMIMLGFGSGAVLTGKITDRYGIVTAIGLGIGILGLGYIVAGMSTSIWHFILVHFAIGLSSSATFGPLMAEASHWFDRYRGLAVAVAASGNYIGGAIWPPLVNLGIEQLGWRTTHIALGIFTAVAMTLALIGLRMLMGAGGQRDHENAAPPRMDLRISTNALTAILSLAAIACCVAMSMPQVHIVAYCSDLGYGVARGAEMLSLMLGFGIISRIGSGFLADKIGGIRTLLIGSVAQGTALLFYLFFDGLTSLYVISAMFGLFQGGIVPSYAIIVREAMPASEAATRVGIVIFASVFGMSFGGWVSGAIFDATGSYMAAFANGLAWNALNIAIMLLLLLRARQRLAMA